The proteins below come from a single Xyrauchen texanus isolate HMW12.3.18 chromosome 3, RBS_HiC_50CHRs, whole genome shotgun sequence genomic window:
- the LOC127631039 gene encoding membrane-spanning 4-domains subfamily A member 4A-like: MSRKVIATDNSTVVIRINPQVGSVVISDDGQEEKEPYHNTVFKGFLKIQPKALGIVQIMIGVTIFLFGIVLNNNTYLDNISVNSGTTRWTSLTYITAGSLSVSAENKLHLCLVKASLGMNVLSAITAGINIILISIDITALSSTRQRCVDNDSTANYYDTSACIYFETLSHAVIGTFLVFSILLLIISICISAFAYKATCSSDSNEDSVSLNHQRP; the protein is encoded by the exons ATGTCCAGGAAGGTCATAGCAACCGACAACTCTACAGTTGTTATTCGAATAAATCCACAAGTGGGGAGTGTTGTTATTTCTGATGATGGACAAGAAGAAAAAGAACCATATCACAATACAGTTTTTAAAGGATTCCTTAAAATACAACCAAAGGCATTGGGG ATTGTCCAGATAATGATTGGAGTAACAATCTTCTTATTTGGCATTGTACTCAACAACAATACCTATCTTGATAACATATCTGTCAACAGTGGCACAACCCGCTGGACATCCCTCACT TACATCACTGCTGGTTCTCTGTCTGTTTCTGCAGAAAATAAACTTCATTTGTGTCTG GTGAAAGCCTCTCTTGGAATGAATGTGCTCAGTGCCATAACTGCTGGGATAAACATAATTCTGATCTCCATAGATATAACAGCACTGTCTTCAACTAGGCAGCGTTGTGTCGACAATGACAGTACTGCAAATTACTATGACACGTCTGCCTGTATATATTTTGAG ACTCTCAGTCATGCAGTCATCGGAACATTTTTGGTCTTCTCCATCCTTCTGCTCATCATCTCTATATGTATCTCAGCATTTGCCTACAAAGCCACCTGCAGCAGTGACTCCAATGAGGACAGTGTTTCACTAAATCATCAG AGACCCTGA